The Niallia circulans nucleotide sequence CAGTCTTTCCTTTACTTTTACTCCAGTGAAATTCTCAACAATATCATGCACACTTTCTAAATGCTGTATATTAACAGCTGTGTAGACGTCAATCCCTGCAGCTACTATTTCTTCAACATCCATGTATCTTTTCGGATTAACTGATCCATAAATATTCGAATGGGCAAGCTCATCAATAATGACTATTTCAGGCCTTCTTGCTAAGATTGCCGGCACATTTACTTCAAAAAACTTCTTGTTTTTATACGTTATTTCAAGTAGCGGAATTCTTTCTAGCTTTCCAATCTGATTGCCTGTTTCCATTCTGTTATGTGTTTCAATCAGCCCAATGACAATATCCTTTCCTTCATTATGCAATTCATTAGCATCCTGCAGCATTCTATATGTCTTTCCGACACCGGGTGCTGCGCCAATATACAGCTTTAATTTCCCCCTGCTTTGCTTATTAATTTCTGCTAGGATTTCTTCAGGCGTTCTCCTGTTGGCAAATGGATGTTGTTCCATATTCACACGCATTTCAACTCCGTCATTTATAAGTTTCCCGCTTAGGTACAAGCGGGAAACCAAATTTATATTAGGAAATTAATTTCATTAATTCTATGTTCAATTGCAGAACATTTACCTTTTGCTCCCCAAACAGCCCCCAATCCTTTTTCTCTGTTTGGCTCTCAATCAATTCCAACAATTCCTGCTTTGATATACTCGTATTGGTGGAGATTCTTGTTATCTGTGCCCTTGCTGCCTCTGGAGTAATATGTGGATCAAGCCCTGAACCAGAGTTTGTGATAAGGTCAATTGGCAAATCCTGCAATGATTGATTTGGATTTTCCTGCTGCCATTCTGCTATTGATAACTTCGTCCGCTCAATCATCTCTGCATTTGTTGGAGCATAGTTATTGGTGCCAGAGCTTGAAGCATCGTAATTAATGCTTGAGATTCTTCCATGAAATAAACGTTCATCAGTAAATGACTGACCAATTAGCTTAGAGCCAATTACTTCACCATTCTCCCCATATATGAGACTGCCATCAGCCTGCTGTGGCAGTAAAATAGAGGCAATACCTGTAACAGCTAACGGGTAAAGCAATCCACAAATAAGCATAAACAGCAGGCTGGTTCTTGCAACGGTTGCAAACATATTTTCATCCCTTCCCTTAGTCAAATAAAGTCTATAATACAGTCGCTATAAGCAGGTCAATTACTTTAATGCCAATGAACGGAACGATAACTCCTCCAGCACCGTATAAAAACAGGTTTTTCTTTAATAATGCATCAGAGCTCATTGGCTTATAAGCTATTCCCTTCATTGCCAGCGGAATGAGCAGCGGGATGATAACCGCATTAAAAATTAATGCAGACAAGATCGCCGACACCGGTGAGTGCAGCTCCATAATATTCAATCTGCTGACCTCTGGTATTGCCACCATAAACATGGCAGGCACTATGGCAAAATACTTGGCAATATCATTAGCAATGCTAAAGGTTGTTAAAGCTCCCCTTGTCATAAGCAGCTGTTTCCCAATGCTAACTACTTCAATGAGTTTAGTTGGATTAG carries:
- the kdpC gene encoding potassium-transporting ATPase subunit KdpC, giving the protein MFATVARTSLLFMLICGLLYPLAVTGIASILLPQQADGSLIYGENGEVIGSKLIGQSFTDERLFHGRISSINYDASSSGTNNYAPTNAEMIERTKLSIAEWQQENPNQSLQDLPIDLITNSGSGLDPHITPEAARAQITRISTNTSISKQELLELIESQTEKKDWGLFGEQKVNVLQLNIELMKLIS